One window of Blastocatellia bacterium genomic DNA carries:
- the treY gene encoding malto-oligosyltrehalose synthase, producing MSKWVATYRLQFTPEFGFADAERIIDYLAGLGVSTVYASPIFKARPGSTHGYDVTDPNRLNPELGTEEAFDALIATVQRQAMTWLQDFVPNHMAYDSRNRMLMDVFEKGPGSPYFGFFDILWNHLRENLRGKVIAPFLGKPYGETLESGELALQYGDGNFAVKYYDSVYPLRIESYATVISHQLGELQERLGAEDHDFIKMLGIVVVLTNLADNAKADPLSRTAQMLLARDALWAMYRDNPAVREFVDRRVVEFNGEVNLLDAMLAQQWFQFTYWRVASKEINYQRFFNINELISLRMEDERVFDVVHRLALGLLGDGKIDGLRIDHVDGLYNPTEYVERLRRRAPDAFIVVEKILELSEQLPEGWPVQGTTGYDFLNFVNELFVDQNHEARFQEIYLAFSGETLAYDDLLYEKKKLIIERHLTGDLDNLTSLLKTISTTARDAIDLAWEALMQAITEAAAVFPVYRTYIAGGEISRQERRQVKEAIEKAKLKNPSLERALDFLGELLLLDYPEYLAEDHRAQWLDFVMRFQQFTSPLMAKGLEDTAFYVFNRLVSLNEVGGNPGRFGFSVDDFHQAIERRARAFPRTMNATATHDTKRGEDMRARINVLSEMPDEWQRHIELWHELNQRLKRAVEDEEVPSRNREYFLYQTLVGAWPLAGGAGNGFVERMKQYMLKAAREAKTHTFWLDNNAEYEAALLDFTEKLLTASPEFLASFTSFQKRVAHYGIFNSLAQTTIKLTVPGVPDLYQGTELWDFSLVDPDNRRPVDYEQRRQLLDELRRAAESNIAGLADELLTTREDGRIKLFVTHRALQARRDHHELFEQGEYLPLAVSGERAAHIIAFARRHGDQLAVVIAPRLLVSLIDAPTLPIGDLWGDTAVALPKHVPRVWRHAFTDESLPSIKQIVVADALRRFPVALLT from the coding sequence ATGAGCAAGTGGGTGGCGACTTACCGGTTGCAGTTCACGCCGGAGTTCGGTTTCGCCGATGCAGAGCGGATCATTGATTACCTGGCGGGGCTCGGTGTTTCGACCGTCTACGCCTCGCCCATCTTCAAGGCGCGGCCCGGCAGCACGCATGGCTATGACGTCACCGACCCGAACCGTTTGAACCCGGAGCTTGGCACCGAGGAAGCGTTCGACGCCTTGATTGCCACGGTTCAGCGACAGGCGATGACGTGGTTGCAGGACTTCGTGCCGAACCACATGGCGTACGACAGCCGCAACCGCATGCTGATGGATGTCTTCGAGAAAGGCCCCGGCTCGCCGTACTTCGGCTTCTTCGACATTCTCTGGAATCACCTGCGCGAAAACCTGCGCGGCAAAGTCATCGCGCCATTCCTCGGCAAGCCTTACGGCGAAACACTCGAAAGCGGCGAGCTTGCCCTGCAATACGGCGACGGCAATTTCGCGGTGAAGTACTATGATTCGGTCTACCCGCTGCGCATCGAATCTTACGCGACAGTCATCAGCCATCAACTGGGCGAGCTGCAAGAGCGGTTGGGCGCTGAAGATCACGACTTCATCAAGATGCTCGGCATCGTCGTCGTGCTGACCAACCTCGCCGACAATGCCAAGGCCGACCCGCTGTCGCGCACGGCACAGATGCTTTTGGCGCGTGATGCGCTCTGGGCGATGTACCGCGACAACCCGGCGGTGCGCGAATTTGTTGACCGCCGCGTCGTCGAGTTCAACGGCGAAGTCAACCTGCTCGACGCCATGCTGGCGCAGCAGTGGTTTCAATTCACCTACTGGCGCGTCGCCTCGAAAGAGATCAACTATCAGCGCTTCTTCAACATCAACGAGCTAATCTCGCTGCGCATGGAAGACGAGCGGGTCTTTGATGTCGTGCATCGCCTGGCGCTCGGCCTGCTCGGCGACGGCAAGATTGACGGCCTGCGCATCGATCACGTGGACGGACTGTACAACCCGACCGAATACGTCGAGCGCTTGCGCCGCCGCGCCCCCGACGCCTTCATCGTTGTCGAAAAGATTCTTGAGCTGAGCGAGCAACTGCCGGAGGGCTGGCCGGTTCAAGGGACAACCGGCTACGACTTCCTAAACTTCGTCAATGAGCTGTTCGTCGATCAGAATCATGAGGCGCGCTTTCAGGAGATTTACTTGGCCTTCAGCGGCGAGACGCTGGCCTACGACGATCTGCTATACGAGAAGAAGAAGTTGATCATCGAGCGCCACCTCACGGGCGACCTCGACAATTTGACTTCGCTGCTGAAGACCATCTCGACGACGGCGCGCGATGCCATTGACCTGGCGTGGGAAGCCTTGATGCAGGCGATCACGGAAGCCGCCGCCGTCTTTCCGGTCTATCGAACCTACATCGCCGGCGGCGAGATCAGCCGTCAAGAGCGCCGCCAGGTCAAAGAGGCCATCGAAAAAGCGAAGCTGAAGAATCCCTCGCTTGAGCGCGCCCTCGATTTTCTGGGCGAACTGTTGCTGCTCGATTACCCCGAATACCTCGCCGAAGACCACCGGGCGCAGTGGCTCGATTTCGTGATGCGCTTCCAGCAGTTCACGTCGCCGCTGATGGCCAAGGGGCTGGAAGACACGGCGTTTTACGTCTTCAACCGGCTGGTGTCGCTCAACGAAGTCGGCGGCAATCCCGGGCGCTTTGGCTTCTCGGTTGACGATTTTCATCAAGCCATCGAAAGGCGGGCGCGCGCGTTCCCGCGCACCATGAACGCCACGGCGACGCACGACACCAAGCGCGGCGAAGATATGCGCGCCCGCATCAATGTGCTGTCAGAGATGCCCGACGAATGGCAGCGCCACATCGAGCTATGGCATGAGCTGAACCAAAGACTGAAGCGCGCGGTCGAGGACGAAGAAGTGCCGAGCCGCAATCGCGAATACTTTCTCTACCAAACGCTGGTCGGCGCATGGCCGCTTGCCGGGGGCGCGGGCAATGGCTTTGTCGAGCGAATGAAGCAGTACATGCTCAAGGCCGCGCGCGAGGCCAAGACGCACACCTTCTGGTTAGACAACAACGCCGAGTATGAAGCGGCGCTGCTCGATTTTACAGAGAAGCTGTTGACCGCGTCGCCGGAGTTTCTTGCGAGCTTCACATCGTTTCAAAAGCGCGTGGCGCATTACGGCATCTTCAATTCGCTGGCGCAGACGACGATCAAGCTCACGGTGCCGGGCGTGCCTGATCTCTATCAGGGAACCGAGCTGTGGGACTTCAGCCTGGTAGACCCGGACAATCGCCGCCCGGTGGATTACGAGCAGCGGCGGCAACTGCTCGACGAGCTGCGCCGGGCTGCCGAGTCGAATATCGCGGGGCTCGCCGACGAATTGCTGACGACACGCGAAGACGGGCGCATCAAGCTGTTTGTGACGCACCGCGCCTTGCAGGCACGGCGCGACCATCACGAGCTGTTCGAGCAGGGCGAGTACCTGCCGCTTGCGGTGAGCGGCGAGCGCGCGGCGCACATCATCGCCTTTGCGCGGCGGCACGGCGATCAACTGGCCGTCGTCATCGCGCCGCGTTTGCTGGTGTCGCTGATTGACGCGCCGACGTTGCCGATTGGCGATCTGTGGGGCGACACTGCGGTCGCGCTGCCGAAGCATGTGCCGCGCGTATGGCGTCACGCGTTCACGGACGAATCGTTGCCTTCGATCAAACAGATCGTTGTCGCCGATGCGCTGCGCCGCTTCCCTGTGGCGCTGCTCACTTAG
- a CDS encoding LLM class F420-dependent oxidoreductase, producing MHTITLEAIMLYGAGMFSTDYAMRPDDLARELEARGFESLWVPEHTHIPASRRTPYPGGTDLPKEYWHTYDPFVALTAAASVTTKLKVATGICLIIERDPITTAKEVASLDRLSNGRFIFGIGAGWNAEEMENHGTAYKTRFSLLRERVLAMKEIWTKEEAEFHGRFVNFDPVWSYPKPVQKPHPPILMGGFASKTFDYVAEFCDGWMPIGYRLEGLAEKIAELRRRAEGLGRDPQAISITIFGAKPEREALDQLEAIGVERAILMLPPADRDTVMPLVDQYAGLVR from the coding sequence TTGCACACCATCACACTGGAGGCGATTATGCTTTACGGCGCCGGCATGTTTTCAACGGATTACGCAATGCGCCCGGATGATCTGGCGCGCGAGCTTGAAGCGCGCGGCTTTGAATCGCTCTGGGTTCCCGAACACACGCACATCCCCGCGAGCCGCCGCACGCCTTACCCTGGCGGCACCGATTTGCCGAAAGAGTACTGGCACACCTATGACCCGTTCGTCGCGCTGACGGCGGCGGCAAGCGTCACCACGAAGCTCAAGGTGGCGACCGGCATCTGTTTAATCATCGAGCGCGATCCCATCACGACGGCCAAAGAGGTCGCCAGTCTCGACCGGCTGTCGAACGGGCGCTTCATCTTCGGCATCGGCGCTGGCTGGAATGCCGAAGAGATGGAAAATCACGGCACCGCCTACAAGACGCGCTTCAGCCTGCTGCGCGAGCGCGTGCTGGCGATGAAAGAGATTTGGACGAAAGAGGAAGCCGAGTTCCACGGGCGCTTCGTCAACTTCGATCCCGTCTGGTCATACCCGAAGCCTGTGCAGAAGCCTCACCCACCAATCCTGATGGGCGGGTTTGCGTCCAAGACGTTTGATTACGTGGCCGAGTTCTGCGACGGCTGGATGCCTATCGGTTATCGCCTGGAAGGGTTGGCGGAAAAGATCGCTGAGCTGCGCCGCCGCGCTGAAGGCTTGGGACGTGACCCGCAGGCAATTTCAATCACCATCTTTGGCGCGAAGCCCGAGCGCGAAGCCCTCGATCAACTCGAAGCCATCGGCGTCGAGCGCGCCATCCTGATGCTGCCGCCCGCCGACCGCGACACCGTCATGCCGCTCGTAGACCAGTACGCCGGGCTGGTTCGGTAG
- a CDS encoding D-aminoacylase yields the protein MKTPDLVLKRGMIYDGTGRQPVIGDVAIFGDAIQAIDAEGALHGVEEIDCQGLSVAPGFIDTHSHSDIRVLTEPQLPMKVRQGITLEVFGQDGLSVAPIRRKDRRQVAEQLAGLDGSLDHEWEWQTVAEYLEAIERARPSLDCAYLIPHGQVRLYVMGMEDRRATGEEIAAMQRLIREAMREGALGLSTGLIYPPCCYADTAELIALARAVAEFDGVFVAHMRSESDYIEDSVAEMIEIGQSAEVRAHISHFKIAGRENWPRIDTVLEMIHAAQVAGLRLTADQYPYIAGSTMLGAMLPPWAHAGGVEATLARLASPDERQRMRREMFDRSPAHWDNFWKWSGPEGIIVSDIPSGNHPEYVGKNLAEAAALAQQAGQVSEETAMEFAFDLLAAERLGVGMISFSQSEEVVRKIITQPYVNVCTDGLLGGKPHPRAYGTYPRILGRYVREQKQISLTEAVRKMTGLAAETFQLKRHGLIAEGRRANLVVFDAERVIDTATFGDSRQYPEGIDHVIVAGQPVIRDGQSYIEGSGTAIKR from the coding sequence ATGAAGACTCCAGACCTGGTTTTGAAACGCGGGATGATCTATGACGGCACGGGCCGTCAGCCTGTGATCGGCGACGTCGCCATCTTTGGTGACGCCATTCAGGCGATTGACGCCGAAGGCGCGCTGCACGGCGTGGAAGAGATCGATTGCCAGGGCTTGAGTGTCGCGCCCGGCTTCATCGATACGCACAGCCACTCGGACATCCGCGTGCTGACCGAGCCGCAGTTGCCGATGAAAGTCCGCCAGGGCATCACGCTCGAAGTCTTCGGCCAGGACGGCCTGTCGGTCGCGCCCATTCGCCGCAAGGATCGGCGGCAGGTGGCCGAGCAGCTCGCCGGCCTTGACGGCAGCCTCGATCACGAGTGGGAGTGGCAGACGGTCGCCGAATACCTTGAGGCCATCGAGCGGGCGCGGCCTTCGCTCGACTGCGCTTACTTGATTCCGCACGGCCAGGTGCGGCTCTACGTGATGGGCATGGAAGACCGCCGGGCAACCGGCGAAGAAATCGCCGCCATGCAGCGGCTCATCCGCGAAGCGATGCGCGAGGGCGCGCTGGGATTGTCAACCGGCCTGATCTATCCGCCCTGTTGTTACGCGGACACCGCTGAATTGATCGCGCTGGCGCGCGCCGTCGCCGAATTCGACGGCGTCTTCGTCGCCCACATGCGCAGCGAGAGCGATTACATCGAAGACTCTGTGGCCGAGATGATCGAGATCGGCCAGTCTGCCGAGGTGCGCGCTCACATCTCGCATTTCAAGATCGCCGGGCGCGAGAACTGGCCGCGCATCGATACGGTGCTCGAGATGATTCACGCGGCGCAGGTGGCGGGCCTGCGATTGACCGCCGACCAGTACCCCTACATCGCCGGCTCGACCATGCTCGGCGCTATGCTGCCGCCGTGGGCGCATGCCGGCGGCGTCGAAGCGACGCTGGCGCGGCTGGCCAGTCCGGATGAGCGCCAGCGCATGCGGCGCGAGATGTTCGACCGCAGCCCGGCGCACTGGGACAATTTCTGGAAGTGGTCAGGCCCCGAAGGCATCATCGTCTCTGACATCCCTTCGGGCAATCACCCGGAGTACGTGGGCAAGAACCTCGCCGAAGCCGCCGCCCTGGCGCAACAGGCCGGGCAGGTCAGCGAAGAGACGGCGATGGAGTTTGCGTTTGACTTGCTGGCCGCGGAGCGCCTGGGCGTCGGCATGATCAGCTTCAGCCAGTCGGAAGAGGTTGTGCGCAAGATCATCACGCAGCCTTACGTCAACGTCTGCACTGACGGCTTGCTCGGCGGCAAGCCGCACCCGCGCGCTTACGGGACGTATCCGCGCATCCTCGGTCGCTACGTGCGCGAGCAGAAGCAGATTTCACTCACGGAGGCGGTGCGCAAGATGACCGGCCTTGCGGCAGAGACCTTTCAGTTGAAACGTCACGGCCTGATCGCCGAGGGCCGGCGGGCGAACCTGGTCGTCTTTGACGCCGAGCGCGTCATTGACACCGCGACGTTTGGCGATTCGCGGCAATACCCCGAAGGCATCGATCACGTCATCGTCGCCGGCCAGCCGGTGATTCGCGACGGCCAGTCTTACATCGAAGGCAGCGGCACGGCCATCAAGCGATAG
- a CDS encoding LLM class flavin-dependent oxidoreductase — MSHRVALYLQDKHPLGEAIEYVRYAEARGFEAVWQAESRLVRDAIVPMAAFAATTNRIQVGSGVINNWTRNAALIAQTFSTLDDLAPGRILCGLGVWWEPLATKVGVQRRKPLLAMRETVEVVRRLLAMEKVSFKGEFVNVEEIEIDIVHGDRSPKRVPIYIGATGMKMMELSGEIADGVLLNYLVSPAYNREAMQHLEAGAARAGRTVAQIDRPQLVVCSLDEDRSRALDNARKLVTQYLGQQPHIMKASGVSSELLDEISRVLTWPAEEHQIREAMKLVPDEVVQLITASGTPDECRAKVAEYIEAGCTCPVLYPLGDDVRAMIDAFAVS; from the coding sequence ATGAGTCATCGTGTGGCGCTCTACCTGCAAGACAAACACCCGCTCGGTGAAGCCATCGAGTATGTGCGTTATGCCGAGGCGCGCGGCTTTGAAGCCGTGTGGCAGGCCGAATCCCGACTGGTGCGCGATGCCATTGTGCCGATGGCGGCGTTTGCCGCGACGACCAATCGCATACAGGTCGGCTCCGGCGTCATCAATAATTGGACGCGCAATGCGGCGCTCATCGCTCAGACCTTCTCGACGCTTGATGATTTAGCGCCGGGACGAATTCTCTGCGGGCTGGGCGTCTGGTGGGAGCCGCTGGCAACTAAAGTCGGCGTCCAGCGCCGCAAGCCGCTGCTGGCCATGCGCGAAACCGTCGAGGTGGTGCGGCGACTGCTGGCGATGGAGAAAGTCAGCTTCAAAGGCGAGTTCGTCAACGTCGAAGAGATCGAGATAGACATCGTGCATGGCGACCGCTCGCCCAAGCGCGTGCCGATCTACATCGGCGCGACCGGCATGAAGATGATGGAGCTGTCGGGCGAGATTGCTGACGGCGTGCTGCTCAATTACCTGGTGTCGCCGGCTTACAACCGCGAAGCGATGCAGCATCTCGAAGCCGGCGCGGCGCGCGCCGGCCGCACAGTGGCCCAGATTGACCGCCCGCAACTGGTCGTCTGCTCGCTTGACGAAGACCGCAGCCGTGCGCTCGATAACGCCCGCAAGCTGGTGACGCAGTACCTCGGCCAGCAGCCGCACATCATGAAAGCCAGCGGCGTAAGTTCCGAGTTGCTCGACGAGATCAGCCGCGTCTTGACCTGGCCCGCCGAAGAGCATCAGATACGCGAAGCCATGAAGCTCGTCCCCGACGAGGTCGTGCAGCTCATCACCGCTTCGGGAACGCCCGACGAGTGCCGCGCCAAAGTTGCCGAGTACATCGAAGCCGGCTGCACCTGCCCTGTGCTATACCCGCTCGGCGACGACGTGCGCGCCATGATTGATGCCTTCGCCGTGTCGTAA
- a CDS encoding DUF979 domain-containing protein: MTGAIALSWSAIANAVFSLDTVYVLAGVVLFIFAAMTFRDRGNPRRVATGTFWLTLGVIFVAGSLLPHWLIGLMVLLMVAIDGVGGVRRGDYDEATKAEQEGHADRLRDRLFLPVLMIPLVTFGFAIVFRLLGGDANRGALIGLGFGGIVAMAVGLRLTGGGVRRMMNEGRRLNDAMGAVNILPQLLASLGVIFTAAKIGDLIAGGIKTIVPDHNLFLLVLANCLGMALFTIVMGNSFAAFPVIASGVLVPLIVQPFGVDPAMAAIITLTAGSSGTLMTPMAANFNIVPAVLLNMRDQYGVIKFQLPFALTLWTLHALLLWTMIKLM; this comes from the coding sequence ATGACCGGCGCAATCGCGCTCTCGTGGTCGGCAATCGCCAACGCCGTCTTCAGTCTCGACACGGTCTATGTGCTGGCCGGGGTGGTGCTGTTCATCTTTGCCGCGATGACCTTCCGCGACCGCGGCAATCCGCGCCGCGTCGCCACCGGCACTTTCTGGCTGACGCTCGGCGTCATCTTCGTCGCGGGCAGTTTATTGCCGCACTGGCTGATCGGCTTGATGGTGCTGCTGATGGTGGCCATAGACGGCGTCGGCGGCGTGCGGCGCGGCGACTATGACGAAGCGACGAAGGCCGAGCAAGAGGGGCACGCCGACCGCTTGCGCGACCGTCTCTTCCTGCCGGTGCTGATGATCCCGCTCGTGACCTTCGGCTTTGCCATTGTATTCCGGCTGCTTGGCGGTGATGCCAACCGTGGCGCGCTGATCGGGCTGGGCTTCGGCGGCATCGTGGCGATGGCGGTGGGCTTGAGGCTGACGGGCGGCGGCGTGCGCCGAATGATGAACGAAGGCCGTCGCCTCAACGACGCCATGGGCGCGGTCAACATCCTGCCGCAACTGCTCGCCTCGCTCGGCGTCATCTTCACCGCCGCCAAGATCGGCGACTTGATCGCCGGCGGCATCAAGACCATCGTTCCCGATCACAACCTGTTTCTGCTGGTGCTGGCCAACTGTCTCGGCATGGCGCTTTTCACCATCGTCATGGGCAATTCGTTTGCGGCCTTCCCGGTGATTGCGTCGGGCGTGCTGGTGCCGTTGATCGTCCAACCGTTCGGCGTTGACCCGGCGATGGCCGCCATCATCACGCTCACCGCCGGCTCAAGCGGCACGCTGATGACGCCGATGGCCGCGAACTTCAACATCGTCCCGGCGGTGCTGCTGAACATGCGCGACCAGTATGGCGTGATTAAATTCCAACTGCCGTTCGCGCTGACCCTCTGGACGCTGCACGCGCTGTTGCTGTGGACAATGATCAAGCTGATGTGA
- a CDS encoding DUF969 family protein: MPEWFKLLGIAIVVIGLALKLRTTLVVVVAALVTGLLAGIPLFSSAGFFEGLPYLTQPGKEGIINMLGRAFVDNRLMTLFMLTLPAIGLAERYGLQEQSARWIQRIRAATVGRLSLVYQLFRVLHGIMGVRLNGHPPFVRPLVFPMALGAAQSQAGRQSADELPEAKVEEIKAATAAAENYGNFYGQNLSPVQPGILLVFGVMAGLGYQVSVWRLVLFTTPIVALSIILAALQFHWLDRRYRKEAAAAPPTSDGEAALEGKAVSV; encoded by the coding sequence ATGCCGGAATGGTTCAAGCTACTGGGCATTGCGATTGTTGTCATCGGCCTGGCGCTCAAGCTGCGCACGACACTGGTCGTCGTCGTCGCGGCGCTGGTTACGGGATTGCTCGCCGGCATCCCGCTCTTTTCGAGCGCCGGCTTCTTCGAGGGCCTGCCTTACCTGACGCAGCCGGGCAAAGAAGGCATCATCAACATGCTGGGCCGCGCTTTTGTTGACAACCGGCTGATGACGCTATTTATGCTGACGCTGCCGGCCATCGGCCTTGCCGAGCGCTACGGCTTGCAAGAGCAATCGGCGCGATGGATTCAGCGCATTCGCGCCGCCACCGTCGGGCGCTTGAGCCTGGTCTATCAGTTGTTCCGCGTCCTGCACGGCATCATGGGCGTGCGGCTCAACGGCCATCCGCCGTTCGTCCGCCCGCTGGTCTTCCCCATGGCTCTAGGCGCTGCCCAATCGCAAGCGGGTCGGCAAAGCGCCGACGAGCTGCCCGAAGCAAAGGTCGAAGAGATTAAAGCGGCGACCGCCGCCGCTGAAAACTATGGCAACTTTTATGGGCAGAACCTCTCGCCGGTGCAGCCCGGCATCCTGCTGGTCTTCGGCGTGATGGCGGGCCTCGGTTATCAAGTCAGCGTCTGGCGGCTGGTGTTGTTCACGACACCGATTGTTGCGTTATCAATTATTCTCGCCGCCCTGCAATTCCACTGGCTCGACCGGCGCTATCGAAAAGAGGCGGCAGCCGCGCCGCCAACTTCAGACGGCGAAGCGGCGCTCGAAGGAAAGGCGGTGTCTGTATGA
- the thrC gene encoding threonine synthase, which yields MSDTHSTARLRCIEAHCAATYKATERLYTCKNCGGLLDVAYDFRLPAGVAEMRARFRERRMANDAVERSGVWRFRELLPFVDDPAHIVTLAEGNTPLYTAPRSAQYAGLQSLRLKHQGMNPTGSFKDNGMTAGVTQAVRLGATAVACASTGNTSASMAAYAARAGLKALVFIPAGQVAYGKLSQALEYNATVVEIEGNFDDAMRIVREIAEETDIYLLNSINPFRLEGQKAIAIELFEQCDWQSPDWIVLPGGNLGNSSAFGKAIDELAALGFIERLPRLAIIQAEGASPFYELLASSDHATFRPQSQPATLATAIRIGNPVSWKKALRAIERTGGVVERVSEQEIADAKAMIGRDGIGCEPASAATLAGIKKLVAAGVIKTTDEVTAVLTGNLLKDPGYTVAYHTGKLAVDREGEPQAITGNFANRPLRVAADKQQIKRLLNT from the coding sequence ATGAGCGATACACATTCAACGGCTCGCTTGCGCTGCATCGAAGCGCATTGCGCGGCAACCTACAAAGCCACCGAGCGACTCTACACCTGCAAAAATTGTGGCGGCCTGCTCGATGTTGCTTATGACTTCCGTTTGCCTGCCGGCGTTGCCGAAATGCGAGCGCGCTTCCGCGAGCGTCGCATGGCGAATGACGCCGTCGAGCGCAGCGGCGTCTGGCGCTTCCGCGAGCTATTGCCCTTCGTTGACGACCCGGCGCACATCGTCACACTGGCTGAAGGCAACACACCGCTTTATACGGCACCGCGCTCGGCTCAGTATGCAGGATTACAAAGCCTGCGATTGAAGCATCAAGGCATGAATCCGACCGGGTCGTTCAAAGATAACGGCATGACGGCCGGCGTTACGCAGGCCGTGCGCCTTGGGGCGACGGCGGTGGCCTGCGCTTCGACCGGCAACACTTCGGCTTCGATGGCGGCTTACGCGGCGCGCGCCGGCCTCAAGGCGCTGGTCTTCATCCCCGCCGGTCAGGTCGCTTACGGCAAGCTCTCGCAGGCGCTCGAATATAATGCGACGGTCGTCGAGATCGAAGGCAATTTTGATGACGCCATGCGCATCGTCCGCGAGATTGCCGAAGAGACAGACATCTATCTGCTCAACTCGATCAACCCGTTTCGGCTCGAAGGCCAGAAGGCCATCGCCATTGAATTGTTCGAGCAATGCGACTGGCAATCGCCTGATTGGATCGTTCTGCCCGGCGGCAACCTCGGTAATTCGTCGGCGTTCGGCAAAGCGATTGATGAGCTGGCGGCGCTCGGCTTCATCGAGCGGCTGCCGCGGCTGGCCATCATTCAGGCCGAAGGCGCTTCGCCATTCTATGAGCTGCTCGCCTCATCCGACCACGCAACCTTCCGCCCGCAATCGCAGCCCGCGACCCTGGCGACGGCCATTCGCATCGGCAACCCGGTGTCGTGGAAGAAAGCGCTGCGCGCCATCGAGCGCACCGGTGGCGTCGTCGAGCGCGTCAGCGAGCAGGAGATTGCCGATGCCAAAGCGATGATCGGGCGCGACGGCATCGGCTGCGAGCCGGCTTCGGCGGCGACGCTCGCCGGCATCAAGAAGCTGGTCGCGGCGGGAGTAATCAAAACCACTGACGAGGTGACGGCGGTGTTGACCGGCAACTTGTTGAAAGACCCGGGCTACACCGTCGCCTATCACACAGGCAAGCTGGCGGTTGATCGTGAAGGCGAGCCGCAAGCGATCACCGGCAACTTCGCCAATCGCCCACTGCGCGTCGCGGCGGACAAGCAACAGATCAAGCGCCTGCTCAACACCTAA
- a CDS encoding PilZ domain-containing protein, with amino-acid sequence MSGLCDRCNEKTSHLVNITRVQELAALAQLGYRQVCAACYDDLLAEASEVEDADEDRRSELRAKVAIKARVEGNTTHLAPFAEEMTIEEISPSGLRLHTGRDVEPGTVLKVSVPSYDFDVAAIVEAVWRDGGEHTIGLKLVEPSEGWQQLWDDHAPEE; translated from the coding sequence ATGTCGGGCCTATGCGACCGATGCAATGAAAAAACCAGCCATCTCGTAAACATCACGCGCGTGCAGGAACTCGCCGCCCTTGCGCAGCTTGGCTACCGTCAGGTCTGTGCCGCCTGCTACGACGACCTGCTGGCCGAAGCCAGTGAAGTCGAAGACGCCGACGAAGACCGCCGCTCGGAACTGCGCGCCAAGGTCGCCATCAAAGCGCGCGTCGAGGGCAACACCACGCACCTTGCGCCCTTTGCTGAAGAGATGACTATCGAAGAGATCAGTCCCTCGGGCCTGCGCCTGCACACCGGGCGCGATGTCGAGCCGGGCACGGTACTGAAAGTCAGCGTGCCGTCCTACGATTTCGACGTCGCGGCCATCGTTGAAGCCGTCTGGCGCGATGGCGGCGAGCACACCATCGGACTCAAGCTCGTCGAGCCAAGCGAGGGCTGGCAACAGTTGTGGGACGACCACGCTCCTGAGGAATAA